From a single Streptomyces misionensis genomic region:
- a CDS encoding NHLP family bacteriocin export ABC transporter peptidase/permease/ATPase subunit gives MTPTPQETRGRRRAAPARRPAPKPRTGGVRTPTVLQMEAVECGAASLAMVLGHYGRHVPLEELRIACGVSRDGSRASNLLKAARSYGLTAKGMQMDLAALAEVRAPAILFWEFNHYVVYDGMGRRLGRRGIHINDPAKGRRFVPLEEFDGSFTGVVLVLEPGEDFTRGGRRPGVLGAMPARLRGTAGTLPAAVLASLLLVAVGAAVPALSRTYIDMFLIGGQTSLLGVLFAAMAACVLLTLVLTWLQQANLLHGRIISSTLTSARFLRHLLRLPVTFFAQRSPADLVQRLQSNDQVAETLARDLAAAGVDAVVVVLYAVLLYTYDPQLTFLGIGVALLNIVAMRLVVRLRATRTAKLRADTARLTNTAYTGLQLIETMKATGGEDGYFRKWAGQHATTLEEQQRLGVPSAWLGVVAPTLATFNSALILWIGGLRAVEGHISVGLLVAFQALVTRFTAPLTRLNSVAGRIQDFAADVARLKDVENFQADPLYGRPGTGESTRRLHGHVELENVTFGYSPLDKPLLTGFDLTVGPGQQVALVGGSGSGKSTVSRLISGLYAPWDGVIRIDGRRLEDIPRGALAASVSFVDQEVFLFEGSVRDNVALWDPSIPDEAVVEALKDAALYDVVARRPGGIHGKVEQDGRNFSGGQRQRLEIARALVRRPSILVLDEVTSALDAETELVVMDNLRRRGCACVVIAHRLSTVRDSDEIVVLQHGTVVERGRHEELVARGGAYAALVRER, from the coding sequence GTGACGCCCACCCCGCAGGAAACCCGTGGCCGCAGACGCGCGGCCCCCGCCCGGCGTCCGGCCCCCAAGCCCCGTACCGGCGGCGTCCGCACCCCGACGGTGCTCCAGATGGAGGCCGTCGAGTGCGGTGCCGCCTCCCTCGCGATGGTCCTCGGCCACTACGGACGACACGTCCCGCTGGAGGAGCTGCGCATCGCCTGCGGTGTCTCCCGGGACGGCTCGCGCGCCAGCAACCTGCTGAAGGCGGCCCGCAGTTACGGCCTGACCGCCAAGGGCATGCAGATGGACCTGGCCGCCCTCGCCGAGGTGCGCGCCCCGGCCATCCTGTTCTGGGAGTTCAACCACTACGTCGTCTACGACGGCATGGGCCGCCGACTCGGCCGGCGCGGCATCCACATCAACGACCCGGCCAAGGGCCGCCGTTTCGTGCCCCTGGAGGAGTTCGACGGCAGCTTCACCGGTGTCGTCCTGGTGCTGGAGCCCGGCGAGGACTTCACCCGCGGCGGACGCCGGCCGGGAGTGCTCGGCGCCATGCCCGCCCGGCTGCGCGGCACCGCCGGCACCCTGCCCGCCGCGGTGCTGGCCAGCCTGCTCCTCGTCGCGGTCGGGGCGGCCGTACCGGCGCTCAGCCGCACGTACATCGACATGTTCCTGATCGGCGGACAGACCTCGCTGCTGGGCGTGCTGTTCGCCGCCATGGCCGCCTGTGTGCTGCTCACACTGGTGCTGACCTGGCTCCAGCAGGCCAATCTGCTGCACGGCCGGATCATCTCCTCGACCCTGACCAGCGCCCGCTTCCTGCGCCATCTGCTGCGGCTGCCGGTGACGTTCTTCGCCCAGCGCTCCCCGGCCGACCTGGTGCAGCGGCTCCAGTCCAACGACCAGGTGGCGGAGACGCTGGCCCGCGACCTCGCGGCGGCCGGCGTGGACGCGGTCGTGGTGGTGCTGTACGCGGTGCTGCTCTACACCTACGACCCCCAGCTGACGTTCCTCGGCATCGGCGTCGCCCTGCTGAACATCGTCGCCATGCGGCTGGTCGTACGGCTGCGCGCGACCCGCACCGCCAAGCTGCGCGCCGACACCGCACGGCTGACCAACACCGCCTACACCGGGCTCCAGTTGATCGAGACGATGAAGGCGACCGGCGGCGAGGACGGCTACTTCCGCAAGTGGGCGGGGCAGCACGCCACCACGCTGGAGGAACAGCAGCGGCTCGGGGTACCGAGCGCCTGGCTCGGGGTGGTCGCGCCGACCCTGGCCACGTTCAACAGCGCGCTGATCCTGTGGATCGGCGGTCTGCGCGCGGTCGAGGGACACATCTCGGTGGGCCTGCTGGTGGCCTTCCAGGCGCTGGTCACCCGCTTCACCGCGCCGCTGACCCGGCTCAACTCGGTCGCGGGCCGCATCCAGGACTTCGCGGCCGACGTGGCCCGGCTCAAGGACGTGGAGAACTTCCAGGCCGACCCGCTCTACGGCCGGCCCGGCACGGGCGAGTCCACGCGCCGGCTGCACGGCCATGTCGAGCTGGAGAACGTCACCTTCGGCTACAGCCCCCTGGACAAGCCGCTGCTGACCGGCTTCGACCTGACCGTGGGCCCCGGGCAGCAGGTGGCCCTGGTCGGCGGCTCGGGCAGCGGCAAGTCCACGGTGTCCCGGCTCATTTCGGGCCTGTACGCCCCCTGGGACGGGGTGATCCGCATCGACGGCCGGCGCCTGGAGGACATCCCGCGCGGCGCGCTCGCCGCCTCCGTCTCCTTCGTGGACCAGGAGGTGTTCCTCTTCGAGGGCTCGGTCCGCGACAACGTCGCCCTGTGGGACCCGTCGATCCCCGACGAGGCGGTGGTCGAGGCGCTGAAGGACGCGGCTCTCTACGACGTGGTGGCGCGCCGCCCCGGCGGCATCCACGGCAAGGTCGAGCAGGACGGCCGCAACTTCTCCGGCGGACAGCGCCAACGCCTGGAGATCGCACGCGCGTTGGTGCGCCGGCCGAGCATCCTCGTCCTCGACGAGGTGACCAGCGCGCTGGACGCGGAGACCGAGCTGGTGGTGATGGACAACCTGCGCCGCCGCGGCTGCGCCTGCGTGGTGATCGCGCACCGGCTGAGCACGGTCCGCGACAGCGACGAGATCGTGGTGCTCCAGCACGGCACGGTGGTCGAGCGCGGACGGCACGAGGAGCTGGTGGCGCGCGGCGGCGCGTACGCGGCGCTGGTCAGGGAGCGGTGA
- a CDS encoding HlyD family efflux transporter periplasmic adaptor subunit, whose translation MQFRQQALAKLQSPQELDLPVRLARPQGWLALGVTVVVMAAASVWAVTGSVASTVSAPAILTHGQGSYVLQSPVAGQVTAVLARQGERLPASAPVLKVRTPRGDSVVRTVAAGRVTTLAATIGQIVQTGTDVAAVEKVGHADDPLYATVYVPAQNAAAIPAHAAVDLTVSSVPAQRYGVLRGQVRQVDRAAQSDRSIAAFLGDDQLGRQFTRSGRPVAVTVRLTESRTTSGYRWSTSDGPPFRLDSMTLATASIRLADQHPVDWLLP comes from the coding sequence GTGCAGTTCCGCCAACAGGCCCTCGCCAAGCTCCAGTCGCCCCAGGAGCTGGACCTCCCGGTGCGGCTCGCCCGCCCGCAGGGCTGGCTGGCGCTCGGCGTCACCGTCGTCGTCATGGCCGCGGCCTCCGTGTGGGCGGTGACCGGTTCCGTCGCCTCCACGGTGAGCGCACCGGCCATTCTCACCCACGGGCAGGGCAGTTACGTGCTCCAGAGCCCCGTGGCCGGTCAGGTGACGGCCGTGCTGGCCCGGCAGGGCGAACGCCTGCCCGCGTCCGCGCCCGTGCTCAAGGTCCGCACCCCGCGCGGGGATTCGGTGGTCCGCACGGTCGCCGCGGGCCGCGTCACCACGCTCGCCGCCACCATCGGGCAGATCGTGCAGACCGGCACCGACGTGGCCGCCGTCGAGAAGGTCGGCCACGCGGACGACCCGCTGTACGCGACCGTGTACGTCCCCGCCCAGAACGCCGCCGCCATCCCGGCGCACGCCGCCGTCGACCTCACCGTCTCCTCGGTGCCCGCCCAGCGCTACGGCGTGCTGCGCGGCCAGGTGCGCCAGGTGGACCGCGCCGCGCAGTCCGACCGGTCGATCGCCGCGTTCCTCGGCGACGACCAGCTCGGCCGGCAGTTCACCCGCAGCGGCCGCCCGGTCGCCGTCACCGTACGGCTGACCGAGTCGCGCACCACGAGCGGCTACCGGTGGTCCACCAGCGACGGACCACCGTTCCGGCTGGACTCCATGACCCTCGCCACCGCCTCGATCAGGCTGGCCGACCAGCACCCCGTCGATTGGCTGCTCCCGTGA